In the Leptotrichia sp. oral taxon 223 genome, GTTAGAGATAAAGAATATCAAGTTGATAAACAAGTCTAGCATAAGAAATAGAAAAAACCGTTTTAAATGAGTTAATCAAATAAGACGGTTTTTTGTTATTTACTATAAATTGTACTTAAAATTTTAGTCTTTTTTTACAACAGGTTTTAATGTTCCTAGCACGAAAGCTGCTACAATACTTCCAATAATAACTGCTACTAAATATAAGAAGAAGTTGTTGCTCAATGCCATTACTAAAATTCCGCCATGTGGAGCGGGTATTTTTATGTTGAATAAACCTGTCAATGCTCCTGCAATTGCTGAACCAATAACACTTGCTGGAATAACTCTCGTAGGATCTGCCGCCGCATAAGGAATTGCACCTTCTGTAATAAATGAAAATCCCATAATGTAGTTTGTAAGTCCAGCTTCTCTTTCTTCGTCAGTAAATTTATTTTTGAAAATAGAGGATGCTAATGCAATTGCGATTGGAGGAACCATTCCGCCTGCCATAACAGCTGCCATTGGTAAACTTCCGCCTGAAGTCATTGTAGCTGCTAATGTTCCAGAACCAAATACATAAGCTGCTTTATTTACAGGTCCTCCCATATCAATAGCCATCATTCCGCCAAGAACTGCACCCAATAGAACAGCGCTTGAACCAGACATTCCGTTTAACCAGGTATTTAAAGCATTATTAATTATTGCTGCAAAAGGATTTATAACAAGTACCATTGCTACACCTGTGATTAATACTGATAAAACTGGATATAAAAGTATCATTTTTAATCCGCTTAAAGATCTTGGCATACCAGATAATGCTTTTACTAAACCTTGTACAACATATCCTGCTAAAAATCCACCAAGCAATGCGCCAATAAACCCAGAGCCACCTGCTGACGCAATAGCTCCTGCTACTAATCCTGCAGCAAGTGCCGCTCTTTCACTAATACTATAGGCAATATATCCTGCTAAAACTGGTACAAATAATCCAAATGCTTGTCCGCCAATATCTTTTAACATTTTAGCTAGCGGTGCTTTAGAACCATATTCTGCTCCAGCTCCACCATTACCAGATAATGTGTCAACTAAAAATGCCAACGCAATCAATATTCCACCACTTATTACTAATGGAAGCATATATGAAACTCCACTTAATAAGTGTTTGTAAAGTCCTTTTTTCTCAGATGAAGATGATTCAGAAGAAGCCGCAGAAGAACCGCTTGCATGGAAAATAGGAGCTTTTCCATCTAAAACTTGCTGAATCAATGCTTTTGCGTTGTTAATTCCTTCTTTTGCCTCTACTTGAATTAATGGTTTTCCATCAAATCTGTCAACTTCAATATTTCTGTTAATTGCTAAAATTACACCTGTAGCTTTTTTAATATCTTCATCAGTTAAGACATTTTTTCTTCCATCGGCACCGTTTGTTTCAACTTTTATGTTTATTCCCATTTCGTCAGCCGCTTTTTTCAGGGCTTCTGCTGCCATATAAGTGTGGGCAATTCCTGTTGGACAGGCTGTTGCTGCGATTATGTAAGGAGCGTTTTCATCTGATGGAGTCTGTGCAGGCGCTGCTTCTTTCTTTTCTTCCTCTGCAAATTTTTCTGCCTCAGCCTTGTTAATGATTTCCAATACTTCGTCGGCAGTTTTTGCATTTTCTAATGCCGCCTTAAAATCATCATCCAGTAATAATTGTGATAATCTTGCAAGTGTTTCGATATGAGTGTTGTTCGCACCATCTGGAGCTGCAATCATGAAGAACAGTGTCGCAGGCTCTCCGTCTAATGAATCATAGTCGATCCCTTCAGGCTTTCTTCCCATAGCAAGTGCAGGCTCTTTTACAAATTCTGTTTTTGCATGTGGAATTGCAATTCCTTCCCCAATTCCAGTTGAACTTTGCTCTTCCCTCGCCATCAACGCCTTAACGTAACCGTCATAGTCATTTAAGACACCTGTTTTTTCATGCAATTTTGCAAGTTCTTTAATAACATCTACTTTATTTGTAGATTTTACATCCAGATTTATTCTATCTTTAATCAGTAAATCTGATATTTTCATATTTATACCATCCTTATTAAATTTATTTTTGTATTTAACATAATAAAACCACTTTAAAATTCGATCCAAAAATCATCATTATTTTACTCAAATTGAAATTTGATTTTTATTAATTTAAGTTTATTTTAGAAAGTTTCTTTTGTAATTTCAATTTCGCTGTATAATTTATTTACTAAATCTTTTTCCGCAAGTCCATAGGAATAAGCTGTTGCACTTCCTGAAGCGACTGCCAGTTTAAATGAATCTTCTGGAGAAAGACCTTTTACAAATCCAGCGATAAATCCTGCAACCATAGAATCTCCTGCTCCGATTGAGTTAATCAGCTGTCCTTTTGGAACTGATGCTTCCAGCACAAAATCCTTATTTACAAGCAATGCACCTTCGCCACCTCTGGAAAGAATAACATTTTTTACACCTTTGTCTAAAAAGAATTTACATTTTTCCACAATTTCAGCCTTTGTTTCCAATTTTTCATTAAACATTTCCCTCAGTTCGTGAATGTTTGGTTTTACAAAAAGGTTGTTATGAATGTTGTCCTGCAATAAGTTTCCTCTTGTATCAAGCACAATTTCCACATTGGCTTTTACATTTTCAGATAACTCTTTGTAAATTTTGCTGCTAATTGAAGCTGGGATACTTCCTGAAAGCACAAGAATATCTCCATCTTTCAAATTAGAAATTTTGTTAGTCAGTTCCTGTAATTTTTCCGCTGTAATTTTTGGTGAAACTCCTGTAAGTTCTGTTTCCTTGTCATTACCATTAACTTTTACGTTAATTCGAGTATTTCCTTCAAGTTCCACAAATTCAGATTTTATGTTGTCCTTTTTTAAATCCTTAATAATAAAATCCCCAACAAACCCAGCCACAAAGCCAATTGCCGTAGATTCCACATCCAGATTTTTCAATACTTTTGAAACATTAATTCCTTTTCCTCCAGCCCTATAATTTACTTCGTGAGCAAGATTCAGATGTTCAGCCTGTAAATCATCCTTCAGATACATGTCATAATCCAGCGCTGGATTCAATGTCAATGTGTAAATCATCGTTCTCCTCCTTAAATTTAACTATTTCTAAGCAATGTTTTCCACTATAATATTTATAACATTTGCTAATTAAAAAGTCAAACAATTTAATTATATTTTATTATTTTTTCTGATTGACAATTTAGAAATTTCTATGTATAATAAGTTTAGTTAATGGAATAAATAAATTAATTTTTTATATATATAAAAAATTATGCGAGTGTGGTGGAATCGGTAGACACGCTATCTTGAGGGGGTAGTAGCTTTTAGCTGTATGGGTTCAAGTCCCATCATTCGCACCACCGATTAAATAAATTTCTATATAAAATTATTTTAAGAAAAAATATATTTTTCAACAAATTTCAACAAAACTAACTAAAAAATAATTTGCGAGTGTGATGGAATTGGTAGACATGCTATTTTCAGAGGGTAGTGGCAGTAGCCGTACGGGTTCGACTCCCGTCACTCGCACCACAAAAAACAAATGATAATTATATAAAAAATCACAGTTATTTAGGCTAGCTGTGGTTTTATTTTTTATAATCGTAAAAATTATTATGTAAATTTTTTGAAAATTATAAGGTAAAATGTTAAAATCTGTGTTACAATATTATTATTATAAAAAAATAAATTTTTTAATTAAAATTTTTGTATGAGGAGAAAAATATGGAGCAAACTGAAACATTGATAAAAATTAACAATCTTGTTACAAGTTTTCGGATAAAGGATGAATATTTTCCTGCTGTGGATAATGTTTCGCTGGAACTTAGAAGAAATGAGATACTGGCAATAGTGGGGGAGTCAGGCTGTGGGAAAAGTACGCTTGCGACATCTATTATTGGGCTGCATAATCCGAATAACACTAAATTAGAGGGAGAAATCAATTTTGAAGGGAAAAATTTGGTAGAAATTGATGAGGAAGAATATAATAAAATTAGGGGAAATAAAATTGGCATGATATTTCAGGATCCTCTATCGGCTTTAAATCCGTTTATGAGAATAGGGGAACAAATTGAAGAGGGAATGATTTATCATACAAAATTGTCCAAAACTGAAAGAGAAGACAGAATGCTGGAATTACTGCAAAATGTAGGAATAAAAAATCCAAAACGTATAGCAAGGCAATTTCCACACGAACTATCGGGAGGAATGCGTCAAAGAGTAATGATTGCAATAGCACTTTCCTGCAAGCCTGAAATTATTATAGCTGATGAGCCGACAACTGCACTGGATGTTACAATACAGGCACAAATACTGGATTTGCTAAAAACTTTACAAAGTGAAATAAATGCTGGAATTATCCTGATTACACATGATTTGGGCGTAGTTGCCGAAATGGCAGACAGAGTGGCAGTAATGTACGCTGGAGAAATTGTAGAAATCGCAAACGTAAATGATTTATTCAATAATCCAAAACATCCCTACACAAGATCTTTACTAAATTCAATCCCGCAACTTGACACAGAAACTGAAAAATTACACGTAATTCAAGGAATTGTTCCGTCATTGACTAAATTAACTAGAACAGGATGCCGTTTTTCTCAAAGAATCCCCTGGATAAAGGAAAGTGAGCACGAAAAAAATCCAATATTGCATGAAGTTGGAGAAAATCATTTTGTGAGATGTACTTGCTGGAAAAATTTTCATTTTGAAAAATAAACCATAGAGTTAACTTATTTTTAAAGTTTTAATATAATAAATTTTTTGTTAATAAATATTTTTTCTGTATTTTCTTTTTTTATAAGTAAAGGGGATTATTCGCCATCTCCTTTTATTTCGCAATACTAGTTATTTTAATTTCTTCAAATTATAATATTTTAAGATATAGGCTAAAGTGCTAAGCACTAATCCCAACTCGTCTAAGAATTTTTAGTTTAATTATTGCAATTAATTTAACTAAAATAAAAATCAAGCAAAATTTCGTTAAAGAAAAAATAACTGTTTGAGATTTTGGGTTAAATTTTAAATTATATTCAGTTATTGGTGTTAAAATAACTTTAATTTAAAATCGAGTTTTATTTTTTCTTTATTAAGAAAGTTTTGCGTAAAGCGGGGGAGTTCGTAGAACGTTTCGCCAGTATCTCTAAGTAGCAGTCAGTTAAAGATGTTAAAATAACTGTTATTGCGAAAGAGGGTATGGCGTTTGATACCTCTGCGTTAAAAAAACTAAAAATATAAAAGAAAAAAATTATTAATTAAAATAAATTAAATATTTTAAAATTTAGGTTATTAAATAATATTAAAGAAGGGAATAAATAAAAATATGAGTTTTATTGAAGTGAAAGACTTGAAGGTTCATTATCCTATTCGTGGGGGTTTTTTCAATAAGGTAATTGATTACGTTTATGCTGTGGATGGAGTCAGTTTTGTTATTGAAGAAGGGAAGACTTACGGACTCGTGGGGGAGTCAGGGTCTGGGAAATCTACGATTGGGAAAGCGATAATTGGGCTGGAGAAGATAAAAAGTGGTAAGATTATTTATGAAGGTAAGGAAATTGATGGAAAATTTAGGAATAGAAGAAGTGAATATAATAGAAATGTGCAGATGATTTTTCAAGATTCGCTATCTAGCTTAAACCCTAAGAAGAGAGTGCTTGACTTGATTTCTGAGCCTTTGAGAAATTTTGAGAATTTGACTTTAGATGAGGAAAAGAGGAAAGTATCAGAACTGCTGGAAATTGTAGGAATGAATAGGGAAGATATTTACAAATATCCGCATGAATTTTCTGGCGGACAGAGGCAAAGGCTGGGAATTGCACGGGCTGTTGCGACTAAGCCTAAGTTGATTATTGCGGATGAGCCTGTATCGGCACTTGATTTATCGGTTCAGGCACAAGTTTTGAATTATATGAAAGACATTCAGGAGCAGTTTGGGCTTAGTTATCTCTTTATTTCCCACGATTTAGGAGTTGTAAAACATATGTGCGATTATATGTTTATAATGTATCGTGGAAGGTTTGTGGAAACTGGGACAAAAAATGATATTTATAAAAATCCTGAACATTTTTACACAAAACGGCTAATTGCCGCAATTCCAGAAGTACATCCTGAAAAAAGGCTGGAGAATAAAAAAAGAAGGATAGAAATTGAAAAGGAATATTTGAAAAATGAAAAAAAATATTATGATGAAAATGGACGTGTCTTTGATTTGAAAAAATTGACAGATACCCATTTTGTCGCTCTTAAAGATGAAATAGTGAAAAATAATGGAAAAGGGGGAAAATAATCAATGTGGAAAACAGTTTTACGAAGAATTCTGGTTATGATACCGCAATTATTTATACTTAGTCTATTAATCTTTGTTCTGGCAAAACTTATGCCAGGAGATCCGTTTACTGGGCTGATTACACCACAGACTGATCCTGCGGCACTTGAAGAATTACGAAGAAAGGCGGGATTGCTGGATCCTTGGCATATTCAGTATGTAAGATGGCTAAAAAATGCCGTTTCTGGAAATTTGGGAATGAGCTACACTTATAATGTTCCTGTAAAGACGCTTATTGGGGAACGGGCAGTAAATACGTTTATTTTGTCGCTGCTTAGCCTTATTTTGACATATTGTATTGCAATACCCCTTGGAATGCTTGCTGGACGTTATCAGAACTCAATGCTTGACAAATTTGTTACATTTTATAATTATGTGAGCTATGCGATTCCGACTTTTGTGCTTTCGCTTATAATGATTTGGTTTTTTGGATATACGCTTGGATGGTTTCCAACAACTGGATCGGTGACGGCTGGACTTAATACTGGCACTTTGGGGCATATTTTGGATAGGATTTATCACATTATATTGCCTGCGATTACGTATGCGTTGCTGGGGACAACTTGGATTGTGCAGTATTTGAGAAATGAAGTGATTGACGCCAAGAATCTGGATTATGTAAAAACGGCGAAAAGTAAGGGAGTGCCAGAAAATAAGGTTTATTCAAGACACATTTTCAGAAATTCGATTTTACCAATTGCAGCATTTTTTGGATATTCGATAACAGGGCTTCTAGGAGGTTCGATTTTTATTGAAAAAATATTTAGTTATCCTGGAATGGGAGGACTGTTTGTAAATTCAATTATAACACGGGATTACAGCGTTGTCACAGCATTAATACTGCTGTTTGGATTTTTAACATTGCTTGGAAGTTTGCTTTCAGACATTATTCTTAGCATTGTTGATCCTAGAATTAGAATAGAGTAGGTGGTGAAGGGATGTCTAATAATGAAATTTTAAAGGAAAATAACGAAAAAGTAGAAAATTTTGACGAAATTAAGAAAAGCGACAAACCGACTGGAATTAGTGTTATTGTAAGGGAGATTTTAAAGGACAAGCTGGCGCTTGCTTCGCTTATTATTCTTATCATACTTTTTGGAATAATTTTTATCGGATCGCTTTTTGCAAATCAGGAGGAAATTATGAAAATAAGCCTTCTGGATAAATATGCCATTCCTATGAAAGAGGGATTTTGGCTAGGCTCTGATTCTGGTGGGCGTTCAATATTGGGGCAGTTGATACTAGGTGCTAGAAACTCGATTATTATTGGTTTCACAATAACGATTTTAACATCAGGAATTGGGATATTTTTTGGACTTATTGCAGGATATTATGGAAAATGGGTGGACAATGTGATTATGAGGGTTATTGACTTTATTACAATTTTGCCTACACTTATGATAATTATTGTATTTGTTACTATTGTTCCAAAGTATACGATAGCGACTTTTGTGCTGATAATGAGTGCATTTTACTGGGTTGGAGCAGCAAGGCTGATTAGAAGTAAGGCACTTGCAGAAAGTCAGAAAGATTATATTTTGGCTTCAAAGACTATGGGAACAAAGGATTTTACGATAATTTTCAGGGAAATACTGCCTAACTTGAGTTCAATTATAATTGTGGAATTGACATTAGGTTTTGCTGGAAATATTGGAATTGAAACAGGGCTTAGTTTTCTTGGCTTTGGATTGCCGCTTTCTACTCCGAGCCTTGGGACATTGGTTGGTTATGCAGCGGATCCGGAAGTATTGTCTACAAAATTATGGATATGGCTTCCAGCGTCAATATTGATTTTAATTATGATGCTGTGTATTAATTATGTCGGGCAGGCTTTAAACAGAGCGGCTGACGCAAAGCAGAGAAGAGGATAAAACTAAAAAAGGAGAACAATATGAAAAAATGGAAATTAATAATCACGTTTCTTGTATTAATATTCGCAGTTTCGTGTAATCCTGGTAAAAAGAGAAGTGAAATGCCAGGAGCAAAACTGAATTTATCATTATTTCCAGAAAAAACGTCAAATAATGAGCCTGTGGTGGAAGGCGGAACTTTGCAAGTGGCGATAGTAAAGGATGATCCATTGGTTGGGGTTTTTAATGAAACATTTTATTCAGATGGTTATGATGGCGAGATTATCTCAATGTTTTTGAGTTCGAGTATATTTGAAGTGGATGAAAATTTTGAGATAACAAATACAGGACCTGCCACTCTTACAGTTGACGCAAAAAATAAAAAAGCTACAATAAAAATAAAAGATGGCATAAAATGGTCTGACGGACAGCCTCTAACAGCTGATGACATTATTTTCCCTTATGAAATTATAGGAAATAAAGATTATACAGGTGTGAGATATACTGAAGAAACTCAGAAAATTGTTGGGATGAAGGAATATCACGATGGGAAAGCCCAAAATATTTCAGGAATAAAAAAAATAGACGATAAAACGGTGGAAATTTCCTTTTTACAACTAGGACAAAGTATTTACACAGTTGCAAACGGTTTATCCGGAAATGCAATACCAAAACACTATTTAAAAGGTATTCCGATAAAGGACTTGATTTCATCGGATAAAATTAGGATAAAACCAGTAACATTGGGACCGTATAATTTGACAAAAGTTTCACGTGGAGAGAGTCTGGAATTTACGGCAAACCCGTATTATTACAAAGGAAAGCCAAGGATTGACAAGGCGATAGTGCAAGTGGTAAACTCGCAATCAATAGTGGCTGCGTTAAAAGCTGGAAAATATGATTTTGTATTGGATATGCCGGATTCACTGTACAATAATTATAAAGATTTGAAAAATATAGAAACTTTAGGGCAACAGGATTTGTATTATTCGTATTTAGCCTTTAAATTGGGGCATTATGACAAGGCTAAAGGTGAAAATGTGACAGATCCGAATGCCAAGATGTCAGATGTGAGACTACGGCAAGCACTTGCATACGGTATAAATGTTGAGGAAATAGCACAGGCATTTTATTTTGGGTTAAGACAGGAAGCGACTTCAGCAATTCCTCCTGTTTTCAAGAAATATTTTCCAAAGGATTTGAAAGGTTATCCGTATAATCCTGAAAAAGCAAAACAGTTATTGGATGAAGCGGGATACAAGGATGTAAATGGCGATGGAATCCGTGAAGATAAAAATGGAAAGCCTTTTGAAATAAAGATGGCATTTATGGCAGGAGGCGATGTGGCAGAGCCGCTTGCTCAAAACTATATTCAAAGCTGGAAAAAAATAGGAATAAAAGCTGTTCTTACATCAGGAAGATTGCTGGCTTTTCAGAATTTTTACGAAAAAGTGCAAGGAGATTCTAAAGATATAGATGTGTTCTTTGGAGCATGGGGAGTTGGAACAAGTCTAGATCCGACTGGTTCGGCAGGAAGAAAATCCCAGCTTAACTTTTCTCGTTTTGTATCGGAAGAAAACGACAGATTAATAGGTGAAATATTAGGAGAAAAATCATTAACAGTTCCAAATTATAAAGTGGAAGCCTACAAGAACTGGCAAAAATACTACATTGGACAAGCAGTGGAAGTCCCATTAATGTACAGATACAAGCTTTATCCAGTAAATAAACGGCTAAAAAATGTGTACATTGGATATGATTCATCAAAAAAAGATGAGGGTATTCATAAGTGGGAATTGACGGCAGTTACGCCAATGAGATAGTTTTTTACAGGATTTAATATAACTTTATTTTCTTTTATAAATAAAAATAAAATAACTAATAAAAAATGTAAGGGCATGATAATAACAGTGCCCTTACTTAAAAATATAATATAAAAATTTAAAATTTGTAAGTTTGATTTTAAGATGGTTTTAT is a window encoding:
- a CDS encoding fructose-specific PTS transporter subunit EIIC, with the translated sequence MKISDLLIKDRINLDVKSTNKVDVIKELAKLHEKTGVLNDYDGYVKALMAREEQSSTGIGEGIAIPHAKTEFVKEPALAMGRKPEGIDYDSLDGEPATLFFMIAAPDGANNTHIETLARLSQLLLDDDFKAALENAKTADEVLEIINKAEAEKFAEEEKKEAAPAQTPSDENAPYIIAATACPTGIAHTYMAAEALKKAADEMGINIKVETNGADGRKNVLTDEDIKKATGVILAINRNIEVDRFDGKPLIQVEAKEGINNAKALIQQVLDGKAPIFHASGSSAASSESSSSEKKGLYKHLLSGVSYMLPLVISGGILIALAFLVDTLSGNGGAGAEYGSKAPLAKMLKDIGGQAFGLFVPVLAGYIAYSISERAALAAGLVAGAIASAGGSGFIGALLGGFLAGYVVQGLVKALSGMPRSLSGLKMILLYPVLSVLITGVAMVLVINPFAAIINNALNTWLNGMSGSSAVLLGAVLGGMMAIDMGGPVNKAAYVFGSGTLAATMTSGGSLPMAAVMAGGMVPPIAIALASSIFKNKFTDEEREAGLTNYIMGFSFITEGAIPYAAADPTRVIPASVIGSAIAGALTGLFNIKIPAPHGGILVMALSNNFFLYLVAVIIGSIVAAFVLGTLKPVVKKD
- the pfkB gene encoding 1-phosphofructokinase, translated to MIYTLTLNPALDYDMYLKDDLQAEHLNLAHEVNYRAGGKGINVSKVLKNLDVESTAIGFVAGFVGDFIIKDLKKDNIKSEFVELEGNTRINVKVNGNDKETELTGVSPKITAEKLQELTNKISNLKDGDILVLSGSIPASISSKIYKELSENVKANVEIVLDTRGNLLQDNIHNNLFVKPNIHELREMFNEKLETKAEIVEKCKFFLDKGVKNVILSRGGEGALLVNKDFVLEASVPKGQLINSIGAGDSMVAGFIAGFVKGLSPEDSFKLAVASGSATAYSYGLAEKDLVNKLYSEIEITKETF
- a CDS encoding ABC transporter ATP-binding protein gives rise to the protein MEQTETLIKINNLVTSFRIKDEYFPAVDNVSLELRRNEILAIVGESGCGKSTLATSIIGLHNPNNTKLEGEINFEGKNLVEIDEEEYNKIRGNKIGMIFQDPLSALNPFMRIGEQIEEGMIYHTKLSKTEREDRMLELLQNVGIKNPKRIARQFPHELSGGMRQRVMIAIALSCKPEIIIADEPTTALDVTIQAQILDLLKTLQSEINAGIILITHDLGVVAEMADRVAVMYAGEIVEIANVNDLFNNPKHPYTRSLLNSIPQLDTETEKLHVIQGIVPSLTKLTRTGCRFSQRIPWIKESEHEKNPILHEVGENHFVRCTCWKNFHFEK
- a CDS encoding ATP-binding cassette domain-containing protein, with the protein product MSFIEVKDLKVHYPIRGGFFNKVIDYVYAVDGVSFVIEEGKTYGLVGESGSGKSTIGKAIIGLEKIKSGKIIYEGKEIDGKFRNRRSEYNRNVQMIFQDSLSSLNPKKRVLDLISEPLRNFENLTLDEEKRKVSELLEIVGMNREDIYKYPHEFSGGQRQRLGIARAVATKPKLIIADEPVSALDLSVQAQVLNYMKDIQEQFGLSYLFISHDLGVVKHMCDYMFIMYRGRFVETGTKNDIYKNPEHFYTKRLIAAIPEVHPEKRLENKKRRIEIEKEYLKNEKKYYDENGRVFDLKKLTDTHFVALKDEIVKNNGKGGK
- the opp4B gene encoding oligopeptide ABC transporter permease, which produces MWKTVLRRILVMIPQLFILSLLIFVLAKLMPGDPFTGLITPQTDPAALEELRRKAGLLDPWHIQYVRWLKNAVSGNLGMSYTYNVPVKTLIGERAVNTFILSLLSLILTYCIAIPLGMLAGRYQNSMLDKFVTFYNYVSYAIPTFVLSLIMIWFFGYTLGWFPTTGSVTAGLNTGTLGHILDRIYHIILPAITYALLGTTWIVQYLRNEVIDAKNLDYVKTAKSKGVPENKVYSRHIFRNSILPIAAFFGYSITGLLGGSIFIEKIFSYPGMGGLFVNSIITRDYSVVTALILLFGFLTLLGSLLSDIILSIVDPRIRIE
- a CDS encoding ABC transporter permease → MSNNEILKENNEKVENFDEIKKSDKPTGISVIVREILKDKLALASLIILIILFGIIFIGSLFANQEEIMKISLLDKYAIPMKEGFWLGSDSGGRSILGQLILGARNSIIIGFTITILTSGIGIFFGLIAGYYGKWVDNVIMRVIDFITILPTLMIIIVFVTIVPKYTIATFVLIMSAFYWVGAARLIRSKALAESQKDYILASKTMGTKDFTIIFREILPNLSSIIIVELTLGFAGNIGIETGLSFLGFGLPLSTPSLGTLVGYAADPEVLSTKLWIWLPASILILIMMLCINYVGQALNRAADAKQRRG
- a CDS encoding oligopeptide ABC transporter substrate-binding protein, producing MKKWKLIITFLVLIFAVSCNPGKKRSEMPGAKLNLSLFPEKTSNNEPVVEGGTLQVAIVKDDPLVGVFNETFYSDGYDGEIISMFLSSSIFEVDENFEITNTGPATLTVDAKNKKATIKIKDGIKWSDGQPLTADDIIFPYEIIGNKDYTGVRYTEETQKIVGMKEYHDGKAQNISGIKKIDDKTVEISFLQLGQSIYTVANGLSGNAIPKHYLKGIPIKDLISSDKIRIKPVTLGPYNLTKVSRGESLEFTANPYYYKGKPRIDKAIVQVVNSQSIVAALKAGKYDFVLDMPDSLYNNYKDLKNIETLGQQDLYYSYLAFKLGHYDKAKGENVTDPNAKMSDVRLRQALAYGINVEEIAQAFYFGLRQEATSAIPPVFKKYFPKDLKGYPYNPEKAKQLLDEAGYKDVNGDGIREDKNGKPFEIKMAFMAGGDVAEPLAQNYIQSWKKIGIKAVLTSGRLLAFQNFYEKVQGDSKDIDVFFGAWGVGTSLDPTGSAGRKSQLNFSRFVSEENDRLIGEILGEKSLTVPNYKVEAYKNWQKYYIGQAVEVPLMYRYKLYPVNKRLKNVYIGYDSSKKDEGIHKWELTAVTPMR